In Paenibacillus sp. 1781tsa1, one DNA window encodes the following:
- a CDS encoding cobyric acid synthase yields the protein MLQGTASDVGKSVITTALCRIFKQDGFKPAPFKSQNMALNSYVTEDGKEIGRAQGAQAEACGIEATTDMNPILIKPVRDMHSQIVVHGVPFAQMSASDYRQHFLPEAKQTVMDALNRLRDTYDIVLMEGAGSPAEINLKDRDIVNMNLAGWADAPVILISDIDRGGVFASIVGTLELLEPHEVQRVKGFIINKFRGDLSLLQPGLDWLEERTGIPVLGVLPYIRDIQIEAEDSVVLDSMRHGKSGKTELDLAVIRYPRISNFTDFDALSREPDVNVRYVTTPEELGSPDAILLPGTKDTIGDLAFLRESGLEQAIASQTEREHVQLVGICGGYQMLGRHLKDPFAVEANQIQEAKGLGWLPLSTTFLQNKQTVRASGRVQPNHPIRLHGERDVTDASLPINGYEIHMGVTECHEPERVTTLFEISHPGGQPFQEGWGSADGSVWGTYLHGLFESDLFRRSWLNGLRAGKGLAPLQETYSAHERKEMEFDRVAESLRSALDMKRVYEIMGVQSPE from the coding sequence ATGCTGCAAGGAACGGCTTCCGATGTAGGCAAAAGTGTCATCACAACGGCATTGTGCCGGATTTTTAAACAGGATGGCTTCAAGCCAGCCCCGTTCAAGTCACAGAATATGGCACTGAATTCCTATGTGACGGAAGATGGCAAGGAGATTGGTCGGGCCCAGGGGGCACAGGCGGAAGCCTGCGGTATTGAGGCGACAACCGACATGAACCCGATCCTGATCAAGCCGGTGCGGGACATGCATTCGCAGATCGTGGTACACGGTGTACCTTTTGCCCAGATGAGTGCTTCGGACTACCGTCAGCATTTCCTGCCTGAAGCAAAACAGACGGTTATGGATGCCTTGAACCGGCTACGGGATACCTATGATATTGTGCTGATGGAAGGAGCGGGCAGTCCTGCCGAGATCAATCTGAAGGATCGGGATATCGTCAATATGAATCTGGCAGGTTGGGCTGATGCACCGGTAATTCTGATCTCTGATATTGATCGGGGCGGGGTATTTGCTTCCATCGTTGGCACTTTGGAGCTGTTAGAGCCGCATGAGGTCCAGCGTGTGAAGGGGTTTATCATCAACAAGTTTCGCGGTGATCTGTCCCTGTTGCAGCCCGGTCTAGACTGGCTTGAAGAACGGACAGGCATACCCGTTCTGGGTGTATTGCCTTACATAAGAGATATTCAGATTGAAGCAGAGGATTCAGTGGTATTGGACTCCATGCGTCATGGGAAATCCGGCAAAACGGAGCTGGATCTGGCGGTGATCCGATATCCGCGAATTTCCAACTTTACAGATTTCGATGCACTTTCCCGTGAACCGGATGTGAATGTACGTTACGTGACAACTCCAGAGGAATTGGGCAGTCCGGATGCCATTCTTCTACCGGGTACGAAGGATACGATAGGTGATCTGGCATTTCTGCGTGAGTCTGGTCTGGAGCAGGCGATTGCCAGTCAGACCGAGCGTGAGCATGTTCAGCTCGTAGGCATATGTGGCGGATACCAGATGCTGGGACGTCATCTGAAGGACCCGTTCGCTGTGGAAGCGAATCAGATCCAGGAAGCGAAAGGGCTTGGTTGGCTCCCGCTATCAACAACGTTTCTTCAGAACAAGCAGACCGTCAGAGCTTCCGGACGGGTGCAGCCTAATCACCCAATTCGTCTGCATGGTGAGCGAGATGTAACAGATGCTTCATTACCTATTAACGGATATGAGATTCATATGGGCGTTACAGAGTGCCATGAGCCTGAACGTGTAACCACGTTGTTTGAAATCTCACATCCAGGTGGGCAACCTTTCCAAGAGGGCTGGGGCTCAGCGGATGGCAGCGTGTGGGGAACCTACCTGCATGGTTTGTTTGAAAGTGATCTATTCCGCCGTTCGTGGCTTAATGGTTTGCGTGCAGGAAAGGGACTGGCTCCACTTCAGGAGACATACAGTGCGCATGAACGTAAAGAGATGGAGTTCGATCGGGTAGCCGAATCATTGCGTTCGGCATTGGATATGAAGCGCGTGTACGAGATTATGGGTGTTCAGTCACCGGAGTGA
- a CDS encoding methyl-accepting chemotaxis protein, protein MFRNRTVAGKIRGTLFLVLLVASLLFSISFYAVSMNIIQSYVLPQFDKVLNTSIQDIYKNTSASKILQVQSGGAGSEGAAMTVESYLADKAKEHNLDAAYVVAIQDGSAKVVVANSSSGMKAQDDITVEPAMNTAIESKEMVISEVYSDSFGVHKAAFIPIAGSNMIMAVSMDAQFIQDKITQIFWLCLGITALVFVLGWLISTSMIKRVTKPIIKLVQHSKQISQGDLTAELQIKGKDEIAQLASSFQTMTHNLKEMISRALSTSNEVVSGSNDLLQRVESMSGMVRNSSRSAEDAEKGSISIASSASENARAMEEITQGIMHIASSSAEVSEQIGEAANEAVNGNRLAQNAVEQMERVGQTASESLRYVETMNERSVAVGTIVASIFEITKQINMLSLNASIEAARAGEHGRGFAVVAGEVRKLAEQSKTATEEISDYLGTIREDAERSVDAMNRVTQEIGSGTTVVQQAGSAFQQLNELIQNVNLTIQTVSASTQQVSAGAEEVSASVEETAQITSKSRESMLQIASTADLQLSEMDSHSNTVRHLHEQAVELQSAMKKFKIN, encoded by the coding sequence ATGTTTCGTAATCGCACCGTTGCCGGTAAAATCAGAGGCACCTTGTTCCTCGTTCTGCTGGTTGCTTCCCTGTTGTTCAGTATTAGTTTCTATGCCGTATCGATGAATATTATTCAAAGTTACGTTCTCCCGCAGTTCGACAAAGTCCTAAACACGTCCATTCAGGATATATACAAGAACACTTCGGCATCCAAAATCCTACAGGTACAGAGTGGCGGAGCCGGTTCTGAAGGTGCTGCCATGACCGTGGAATCGTATCTGGCAGATAAAGCAAAAGAACATAATCTGGATGCAGCTTACGTTGTCGCCATCCAGGATGGCTCAGCCAAAGTTGTTGTGGCCAACTCTTCCTCAGGTATGAAAGCCCAGGATGATATCACCGTAGAGCCAGCAATGAATACAGCCATCGAGAGCAAAGAAATGGTAATCAGCGAAGTCTATTCCGATTCCTTCGGTGTACATAAGGCAGCATTCATTCCAATTGCAGGAAGTAACATGATTATGGCTGTAAGCATGGATGCCCAATTCATTCAGGATAAGATTACCCAGATTTTCTGGCTATGTCTTGGGATTACAGCATTAGTCTTTGTGCTCGGCTGGCTTATCTCCACTAGTATGATCAAAAGAGTAACCAAACCGATCATCAAGCTTGTCCAACATAGTAAACAAATATCTCAAGGTGACCTGACCGCTGAACTCCAGATCAAAGGTAAAGATGAAATTGCCCAGCTCGCTTCAAGCTTCCAGACGATGACACATAATCTGAAAGAAATGATCAGCCGCGCCTTGTCCACGTCCAATGAAGTGGTGTCAGGCTCCAATGACTTGCTTCAACGGGTCGAATCGATGTCCGGTATGGTACGGAACTCCAGCCGCTCCGCTGAAGATGCAGAGAAAGGCAGCATCAGCATTGCGTCAAGCGCATCCGAGAACGCCAGAGCCATGGAGGAAATTACGCAGGGCATCATGCATATCGCTTCATCTTCTGCCGAAGTATCCGAGCAGATTGGGGAAGCAGCCAATGAAGCAGTTAATGGTAACCGACTGGCTCAGAATGCCGTTGAGCAGATGGAACGTGTAGGCCAGACAGCAAGTGAATCACTGCGGTATGTGGAGACCATGAATGAACGTTCGGTAGCCGTAGGCACCATTGTAGCTTCCATTTTTGAGATCACCAAACAAATAAACATGCTTTCACTTAACGCATCCATTGAAGCAGCACGTGCAGGAGAGCATGGCCGCGGATTCGCTGTCGTTGCTGGAGAAGTTCGCAAACTTGCCGAACAATCCAAGACAGCCACAGAGGAAATCTCGGATTATTTGGGCACCATTCGAGAAGACGCTGAACGTTCCGTTGATGCCATGAACCGTGTAACCCAGGAGATTGGTTCAGGTACAACTGTCGTTCAACAAGCAGGCTCAGCCTTCCAGCAACTGAATGAATTGATCCAGAACGTCAACCTGACCATTCAGACCGTCTCTGCTTCGACACAACAAGTATCCGCTGGTGCAGAAGAAGTGAGTGCGTCCGTTGAAGAAACGGCACAGATTACGTCCAAATCCCGTGAGAGCATGTTACAGATTGCATCAACAGCAGATCTTCAGCTTAGCGAGATGGATTCACATTCGAATACGGTTCGCCATCTGCATGAACAAGCTGTAGAGCTGCAATCCGCCATGAAGAAATTCAAAATAAACTAA
- a CDS encoding L-cystine transporter yields MDTFLIILNVVVMLALLGILYWMQKKHISFTKRVFAGLGLGVVYGVILQLVYTSGSDVVTKSVDWFNLVGSGYVRLLQMVVIPLIMVSIISAIMNLKGKQNLGKMSVSIIAILLITTAIAAGVSIVTSLGFNLTSIEIQGGDRENAQIQKVEERLVDVKDQTIPQQVLEFIPSNPFADMTGERRTSTLAVVIFSAFIGVAVLGLDRKKPQQAETFRGMVNAVYAVVMRIVTLVLRLTPYGILALITKVTATTNAEEILKLIKFVIASYIALAIMFIIHLIIISLSGFNPITYLKKVLPTLVFAFTSRSSAAAIPLNVETQTKKLGVSDGIANLSASFGATIGQNGCAGIYPAMLAVMIAPTVGIDPLSWDFIVTLILVVMISSFGVAGVGGGATFASLIVLSTMNLPVALVGLLISVEPLIDMGRTALNVNGSMTSGLVTSKILKENDRDTFNDLSRELDSAAQA; encoded by the coding sequence ATGGATACTTTTCTAATCATATTGAATGTAGTGGTTATGCTTGCTTTACTTGGCATCCTCTACTGGATGCAGAAAAAGCATATCTCCTTTACGAAACGCGTATTTGCGGGTCTTGGACTGGGGGTTGTGTACGGAGTTATTCTTCAATTGGTGTACACATCAGGTTCTGATGTCGTTACGAAATCAGTCGATTGGTTCAATCTGGTCGGTTCAGGATATGTTCGTTTGTTGCAAATGGTCGTGATTCCATTGATCATGGTGTCGATCATCTCAGCCATCATGAATCTGAAAGGCAAGCAAAATCTCGGCAAGATGAGTGTTTCCATTATTGCCATTCTGTTGATCACCACAGCGATTGCCGCAGGGGTCAGCATTGTGACCAGTCTGGGCTTCAACCTGACTTCTATTGAGATTCAAGGAGGAGACCGGGAGAATGCGCAGATTCAGAAGGTGGAAGAACGGCTTGTTGATGTGAAGGATCAGACCATCCCGCAGCAAGTGCTGGAATTCATTCCTTCGAATCCATTTGCAGATATGACAGGAGAACGTCGTACATCCACACTGGCGGTGGTTATCTTCTCCGCGTTTATCGGTGTAGCTGTACTTGGACTGGATCGCAAAAAACCTCAGCAGGCGGAAACGTTCCGAGGTATGGTTAATGCGGTATATGCGGTGGTTATGCGAATTGTTACACTGGTGCTGAGGCTTACGCCTTACGGGATTTTAGCACTGATTACAAAGGTAACGGCGACGACCAATGCGGAAGAGATATTAAAGCTCATCAAATTCGTAATTGCGTCTTATATCGCGCTGGCGATCATGTTTATTATTCATTTGATCATTATCTCTCTGTCCGGCTTCAACCCGATTACGTATTTGAAGAAGGTGTTGCCAACACTGGTATTTGCCTTTACGTCCCGTTCAAGTGCAGCGGCGATCCCGCTAAATGTGGAGACACAGACGAAGAAACTCGGCGTATCGGACGGTATTGCAAATCTGTCTGCAAGCTTTGGGGCTACAATTGGGCAAAACGGCTGCGCCGGGATCTATCCGGCCATGCTGGCGGTGATGATTGCTCCGACGGTCGGCATCGACCCGCTGAGCTGGGACTTCATTGTGACTTTGATCCTCGTAGTCATGATCAGTTCGTTTGGAGTAGCTGGCGTTGGCGGCGGGGCAACCTTCGCTTCCCTGATCGTATTGTCCACCATGAATCTGCCTGTGGCTCTGGTTGGACTGCTCATTTCCGTGGAGCCGCTGATCGACATGGGTCGTACAGCGCTTAACGTGAACGGGTCCATGACTTCAGGACTCGTAACCAGCAAGATTTTGAAAGAAAACGATCGGGACACGTTTAACGATTTGAGCCGTGAGCTGGATTCTGCGGCTCAGGCTTAA